Within Phaeodactylum tricornutum CCAP 1055/1 chromosome 15, whole genome shotgun sequence, the genomic segment CACACTACTATGCGACTCTTTACTATCTACTTGCTCTCGGCAGCGATGCCGAGTGCCGCTTTTTCCGTTCAGCGCCCACAGTTGAGGACCCCTAGTGCGACGGTGTCGTCTCGCATACTGCGCAACAAGTACGACAGTGTCACAAGTCTCCATGAAAGCGAAAGCGGCACCGAAACCACCGCGACTAGTAGCAGCGCTTCCTCATCGTCTCGCGGGCTATCCATTCCACTTTCGTGGGAAGAAATGGTACGCCAGGTCGCTTCGGCAATGAAGGAGGCATCTGAAAAGGGCACATCTCGTCAGATTGTCCGGGTCTTGTTACCGCGGGATAGTTCCTCCGATGATCTCGGAAAATATATCGAAGAAGGCTTCGAAAACAGCAATAGTAAGGGTGAGATTGCGCTCGTGCCTCCGGACGAGTCCTGGCAAGGCGGTATCATGCAATTGTACCGGGCCGCGGCTCCGACAGCCTCCGAAATTGTGCGGACGCTCACCTCCACAAGTAGTTTGCCGTCCCGAATTTCCGAAGATCGGAGTGTGGATGAGTCCGGTGTAGACGGAGTGGGGTTGTTACAGACCGAAGACCAATCCGTCAATTTGTGGGTGCAGCCGACGCAGGAATGTGTAGATGGTATGGTAAAAATGTCGGAACAGGTGGATGCCAATAAATTGGTTGTCTTGCTCAATCCGCAGTGGCGCCAAGTTGACGATGCCTTGGATGCGCAGTCAAAGGGTGAAGGGTTCATGTCTACCTTGGCCTCGTTTCTGGGTGGAAAGGGTGGAACTCTTAAACAATTGGCAGAAGCAGGATATCAACCAGTATACACGTTGGAAGGGTACGTATGCCGGGGATCCAATGTGCGGTTACTTCAGGTCTTAGACTCGCCTTGGACTGTCTTTTGTGAGCGGGACAATCAAGAGTCGTACATCCAAGTCGGCACTAGTGAAGCCCGACCGACCTACCAGCAAGTGGAAGTCATGTTGCAGGATTCCGATATTGGTTACAAGTATGCGCGTGATATGGGATGGCAAGAAAAACTGTAATTTTAACATAATTCAGGCCTTTATATTTCACTCGGGAGCCAGCAAATACGCTTACCATCTACGACGCCGTGCTCGAACGGTACATGCCAAAAATTGAAGAGCAGCATTGGTAATCCGCCACATTTTGACCGTGACGGAGACTTTTGTGCTTGTTCAGCGGTGGTGAGTAACTGTATATCAT encodes:
- a CDS encoding predicted protein codes for the protein MRLFTIYLLSAAMPSAAFSVQRPQLRTPSATVSSRILRNKYDSVTSLHESESGTETTATSSSASSSSRGLSIPLSWEEMVRQVASAMKEASEKGTSRQIVRVLLPRDSSSDDLGKYIEEGFENSNSKGEIALVPPDESWQGGIMQLYRAAAPTASEIVRTLTSTSSLPSRISEDRSVDESGVDGVGLLQTEDQSVNLWVQPTQECVDGMVKMSEQVDANKLVVLLNPQWRQVDDALDAQSKGEGFMSTLASFLGGKGGTLKQLAEAGYQPVYTLEGYVCRGSNVRLLQVLDSPWTVFCERDNQESYIQVGTSEARPTYQQVEVMLQDSDIGYKYARDMGWQEKL